The Theileria orientalis strain Shintoku DNA, chromosome 2, complete genome genome has a window encoding:
- a CDS encoding endoplasmic reticulum transport protein translates to MDDADAHNSSNEDPNVHSKILVLIIVGKDDKPLLIEDLSTPGRRSDPPHLASFVAHQSLDVIEDLVWSNPSLFLKQVDVFDFLSVSAYVTCSHVSFILITRAHVTNTSDFVIYSPNLSSNEPDPPSMDSVRSFFKEIHELYSRQVMNPLYVFNGSLESNNFKNKVRQAARKHLI, encoded by the coding sequence ATGGACGACGCGGACGCTCATAACTCCTCAAACGAAGACCCAAATGTCCATTCTAAGATACTAGTACTCATCATAGTGGGCAAGGACGACAAACCGCTCCTGATAGAGGACCTCTCGACGCCAGGCAGAAGGTCGGACCCACCGCACCTCGCCTCCTTCGTGGCACACCAGTCCCTGGACGTAATCGAAGACCTGGTCTGGAGCAACCCGAGCCTGTTTCTAAAACAAGTGGACGTTTTCGACTTCCTCTCCGTCTCGGCCTACGTGACGTGCAGCCACGTGAGCTTCATACTAATCACGCGCGCCCACGTCACAAACACCTCAGACTTTGTAATATACTCTCCCAATTTAAGTTCAAACGAGCCTGACCCGCCTTCCATGGATTCCGTGCGTTCATTCTTCAAGGAGATCCACGAGCTCTACTCGAGGCAGGTGATGAACCCGCTGTACGTGTTCAACGGCAGCTTGGAGTCGAACAACTTCAAAAACAAGGTACGCCAGGCCGCAAGGAAGCAcctaatataa
- a CDS encoding topoisomerase-related nucleotidyltransferase → MVKSGSKSKNTPTDVSPSSESADANDLANINRLSLNYGAEYYSMVDIEEQKEIAQRNSEMRDKVKVFRKSKGDTKKERELPGSYINISNGKKSVKSKIKSKDDKTLREILRLHKLHNMLKNTRIPFIVLLDVELNRLLSWLAPTPEEKIAKEQVLLQLEVVVNALFPDGNLKVFGSYVTGLSLPGADIDVCIQSEGDQLCVLNMIVYTLNRLGLVHSFECIYNTAVPVVKLVDKRTGVRIDLSCYNESAFKTTKFIQEMCVKYKYMQPLILLVKLFLQSRNLGDTYFGGVGSFLLYCMILSFLQLHDSSSQKQSDDTNSLATLFIDFFYYWGFLRDYSQFVTTVRGLGHVYPRKLKKEQSDSMLSCDNPIDHTVDLGTNSFNMHSVNSAFQNAFIILKNIEHNIRKWFPNKVVTFGMNFSTILESLYDVSHPVFQKRSHESHENVRKDYFNDHSNTLNASLDSVLKHLKKSLESSRTNTFNAQRQLMESLSSEQNELNLDGDIPFYIVAEAVGKETSSLL, encoded by the exons ATGGTAAAAAGTGGTTCGaagagtaaaaatacaCCTACGGATGTTAGCCCATCATCAGAATCAGCCGACGCCAATGACCTtgcaaatataaataggcTATCCCTCAACTATGGAGCAGAATACTACTCTATGGTCGACATAGAGGAGCAAAAGGAGATTGCACAAAGGAATTCGGAGATGAGA GATAAAGTTAAGGTGTTTAGAAAATCCAAAGGCGATACTAAGAAGGAAAGGGAGCTGCCAGGCTCctacataaatatttcaaaCGGAAAAAAATCCGTTAAGTCTAAAATTAAGTCTAAGG ATGATAAGACGCTCAGAGAAATACTGAGACTCCATAAACTGCACAATATGCTGAAAAACACGAGGATTCCGTTCATTGTGCTGCTGGACGTTGAGTTGAATAGACTTCTAAGCTGGCTTGCGCCAACACCCGAGGAGAAAATCGCAAAGGAACAG GTGCTGTTGCAACTGGAGGTCGTGGTCAACGCACTCTTTCCGGACGGGAACCTAAAGGTTTTTGGGTCAT ACGTCACGGGCCTGTCGTTGCCAGGTGCGGACATTGACGTGTGTATTCAGTCCGAAGGGGACCAGCTGTGCGTGCTGAACATGATCGTGTACACCCTTAACCGACTGGGTCTGGTGCACTCGTTCGAGTGCATATACAACACGGCAGTGCCCGTAGTTAAGCTGGTCGACAAGAGAACAG GAGTGAGGATAGACCTGTCGTGTTACAACGAGTCGGCGTTCAAAACCACGAAGTTCATACAGGAAATG TGCGTCAAGTACAAGTATATGCAGCCGCTGATACTGCTGGTGAAGCTCTTTCTGCAGTCGCGGAACCTGGGAGACACGTACTTCGGTGGCGTCGGCTCCTTCCTGCTGTACTGCATGATCCTGTCGTTCCTGCAGCTGCACGACTCGAGCTCGCAGAAGCAGAGCGACGACACGAACTCCCTGGCGACCCTCTTCATCGATTTCTTCTACTACTGGGGGTTCCTGAGGGACTACAGCCAGTTTGTCACCAC CGTTAGGGGATTGGGGCACGTGTACCCAAGGAAGCTCAAGAAGGAACAGTCTGACTCGATGCTCAGCTGCGATAATCCCATA GATCACACGGTGGACCTCGGAACGAACTCGTTTAATATGCACAGCGTCAACTCAGCGTTTCAAAACGCCTTCATA ATCCTCAAGAACATTGAACACAACATTAGGAAGTGGTTTCCGAATAAGGTGGTCACCTTCGGGATGAACTTCTCAACCATACTGGAGTCTCTGTACGACGTTAGTCACCCGGTCTTCCAGAAAAGGAGCCACGAGTCGCATGAAAACGTGCGCAAGGACTATTTTAACGACCACTCGAACACCCTGAACGCGTCTCTGGATTCAGTGCTGAAGCATCTGAAGAAGTCACTTGAGAGCAGCAGGACAAACACCTTCAACGCCCAGAGGCAGCTGATGGAGTCTCTGTCCTCTGAGCAAAACGAACTGAACCTGGACGGAGACATACCTTTCTACATCGTCGCTGAGGCCGTGGGAAAGGAAACTTCCAGCTTGCTGTAA